One genomic window of Moorella glycerini includes the following:
- a CDS encoding bifunctional diguanylate cyclase/phosphohydrolase: MGLPFSPMAMYNYYQLGIALGAFALAGIIYLTKDYVTVLTSSEPSRPISLLISFLIWAFTIAIVFIADFHGSSFKVLYFVPVIYAAINHGQKYGLIFSCLCVIPLIINDLLHYSPDGVNKALEADLVLGLIIFMAAWLIGGFLDIERDTIKKLAELANRDDLTGLWNKRYFYHALEDLFARAKKENLNLSLVLADVDYFKTYNDALGHLEGDKVLKKIGEIIGHAVTSEAVAARYGGEEFAVLLPGYSSQQALTVAEQIRKEVENYSFFGQEYQPAQKITLSLGIATYPVHANTSIELIRRADDALFRAKSVRKNRTEIYFSVLDELCTSYNSPGEDLLHTLKTLLSVIQAKDRYTRGHSERVTEYAVVVGEYLNLAGEELNTLRLSAFLHDIGKIEIERELLNNPLPLNEEERLLFQQHPVWGAEIVRSVPLLGKCTPIILAHHENFDGSGYPSGLKGEAIPLGARILRVVDSFDAMATNRPYRRALTVSRCLEELRRGAGTLYDPEIVTAFLNVSDRIFRLLAS, encoded by the coding sequence ATGGGCCTTCCTTTTAGTCCTATGGCGATGTATAACTATTATCAACTCGGTATTGCTTTGGGTGCGTTTGCTTTAGCAGGAATAATTTATCTTACAAAAGATTATGTAACAGTTCTTACTTCAAGCGAACCATCACGCCCCATTAGTTTGCTAATTAGCTTTCTTATCTGGGCCTTTACCATAGCTATCGTCTTTATTGCAGACTTCCATGGTAGTTCCTTTAAAGTCCTTTACTTTGTGCCGGTGATCTATGCAGCTATAAATCACGGGCAAAAATATGGCCTTATATTTTCTTGTTTATGTGTCATCCCTCTCATTATCAATGACTTGTTACATTATTCTCCTGACGGGGTCAATAAAGCTTTAGAAGCCGATCTGGTCCTCGGCCTGATTATCTTTATGGCCGCCTGGCTGATCGGGGGATTCCTGGATATAGAAAGGGATACCATAAAGAAACTGGCAGAACTGGCTAATCGAGACGACCTGACAGGCTTGTGGAATAAACGTTATTTTTATCACGCCTTGGAAGACCTGTTTGCCCGGGCTAAAAAGGAAAATTTAAACCTCTCCCTGGTTCTTGCCGATGTTGACTACTTTAAAACGTACAACGACGCTTTGGGCCATCTTGAGGGAGATAAGGTTTTAAAAAAAATTGGGGAGATTATTGGCCATGCAGTTACATCAGAGGCTGTAGCTGCCCGTTATGGAGGCGAAGAGTTTGCTGTACTGTTACCCGGGTACTCCAGCCAGCAGGCACTTACTGTTGCTGAACAGATTCGTAAAGAGGTCGAGAATTACTCTTTCTTTGGCCAAGAGTACCAACCGGCCCAGAAGATCACCCTGTCGCTGGGTATTGCTACTTACCCCGTTCATGCTAATACATCCATAGAACTTATTCGCCGGGCCGATGATGCCCTCTTCCGGGCCAAATCGGTACGTAAGAACAGGACGGAGATCTATTTTTCCGTTTTAGACGAGCTTTGCACCTCATATAACAGTCCGGGTGAGGACCTGCTCCATACGTTGAAGACCCTGCTCAGTGTCATCCAGGCCAAGGATCGCTATACCCGCGGGCATTCCGAACGGGTTACAGAGTATGCAGTAGTTGTGGGCGAATATCTCAATTTAGCCGGAGAAGAGTTAAATACCCTGAGACTCAGCGCTTTTCTCCATGATATCGGTAAGATAGAGATAGAACGTGAACTTTTAAACAACCCGCTTCCTTTAAACGAGGAAGAGCGTTTGCTTTTTCAGCAACACCCGGTCTGGGGGGCCGAAATAGTTCGTTCCGTACCCCTGCTGGGCAAATGCACTCCCATAATTCTTGCCCATCACGAGAATTTTGACGGCTCGGGTTACCCTTCTGGACTGAAAGGTGAGGCTATACCCCTTGGTGCCAGGATTTTACGAGTGGTGGACAGCTTTGATGCCATGGCAACCAATAGACCCTATCGGCGGGCTTTAACTGTCAGCCGTTGCCTGGAAGAACTCCGGCGAGGGGCCGGAACCCTATATGATCCAGAAATTGTTACGGCCTTTCTCAATGTTTCGGATCGCATTTTCCGCTTGCTGGCAAGTTAG
- a CDS encoding YvrJ family protein — MIAIEKMLKLAANYGFPMVIVIYVLVRLEPVIERHRLKM; from the coding sequence GTGATCGCGATTGAGAAAATGCTGAAGCTGGCGGCCAACTACGGCTTCCCGATGGTCATCGTCATCTACGTCCTGGTACGGCTGGAGCCGGTGATAGAACGGCACCGCCTGAAAATGTAA
- a CDS encoding sulfurtransferase TusA family protein has translation MAVYRLDTCGEMCPIPIVRTKVKLKQLARGDVLIVTSDHSCTSQSLAETVQKMGYRVEVRGVAHGIWEVVIEKG, from the coding sequence ATGGCTGTTTACCGGCTGGATACATGCGGGGAAATGTGCCCGATACCGATTGTGCGCACAAAGGTCAAGCTCAAGCAGCTGGCCCGCGGCGATGTACTTATCGTTACCAGTGACCACAGTTGCACCAGCCAGTCCCTGGCCGAGACGGTACAAAAAATGGGGTACCGCGTCGAGGTCAGGGGGGTAGCCCACGGCATCTGGGAAGTTGTAATTGAGAAGGGGTAA
- a CDS encoding accessory gene regulator ArgB-like protein, which produces MSINKASGSLARYLVAELKTTGVQEEVLAYGLELLFLGAIGLIAVALGGFLVGAPSETLFALLCATLLRLPGGGMHLSSPGKCLSFTALIFSIMGFLARRLGGYLFVQQHITWVVLGSGLLSLAISAWLAPVTSPAKPINSPVLRRKLHRVAVGIAVVVPVILFFMRGRWPSLALAGAAGLAWQGAIIYLASVSQNKEVKPG; this is translated from the coding sequence GTGAGTATTAATAAGGCGTCAGGGAGCCTGGCCCGCTATCTGGTTGCTGAGCTAAAAACTACCGGGGTGCAGGAAGAAGTTCTGGCCTACGGGCTGGAGCTGCTCTTTTTAGGAGCGATCGGCTTAATAGCTGTCGCCCTGGGGGGCTTCCTGGTAGGGGCCCCTTCGGAAACCCTGTTTGCTTTGTTGTGTGCCACCCTGTTAAGGCTCCCCGGAGGAGGAATGCATTTAAGCTCGCCAGGTAAATGTTTATCTTTTACAGCGCTAATTTTTAGTATCATGGGCTTCCTGGCTCGCCGGCTGGGCGGATATTTATTTGTGCAGCAGCATATAACCTGGGTAGTTTTGGGCAGCGGCCTTTTAAGTTTGGCCATCAGCGCCTGGCTGGCCCCGGTAACAAGCCCGGCCAAACCGATAAATTCCCCTGTTTTACGGCGCAAGCTCCACCGGGTGGCCGTTGGCATTGCGGTAGTAGTGCCGGTAATTTTGTTTTTCATGCGCGGGCGGTGGCCCTCCCTGGCCCTGGCCGGGGCTGCCGGCCTGGCCTGGCAGGGTGCCATTATTTATCTTGCCAGCGTAAGCCAGAATAAGGAGGTGAAACCGGGATGA
- a CDS encoding LysR substrate-binding domain-containing protein, with amino-acid sequence MNLHHLQAFCTVAQVKSISEAARLLHMSPSSLSYQIQLLENDLDVELFTRTTRGVELTALGEIVYEYGQTFIQLAENLKRDLNNWKSGQERLIVGASSSIGSYALPCTIYSFKERYPDANIKLLVGNREETIQKLLDRTIDIGLIEGPVDQPGLATRGVAEDELLLIVPPGWQGQERVTLEEFCRLPLILREEGSGTRGVIARALAGQGLSIANLNVVLELNSNDAIKSAITAGHGVSLLSRLAIRREIQAGTLKALQVDGISFRSTFNIVYPAGKPATSLQKKFFRFLLTNKKAFC; translated from the coding sequence ATGAACCTCCACCACCTGCAGGCCTTTTGCACGGTAGCTCAGGTAAAATCCATTTCTGAAGCAGCCCGCCTCCTGCACATGTCACCGTCTTCCCTGAGCTATCAAATCCAGCTGTTAGAAAATGACCTGGACGTTGAACTCTTTACCCGCACTACCAGGGGGGTGGAGTTAACGGCCCTGGGGGAAATCGTTTACGAATACGGCCAGACCTTTATCCAGCTCGCCGAGAACCTGAAACGCGACCTCAACAACTGGAAAAGCGGCCAGGAACGCCTTATTGTCGGCGCCAGCAGCAGCATCGGCAGCTATGCCCTGCCCTGCACCATTTATAGCTTTAAAGAAAGATACCCCGATGCCAATATCAAGCTGCTGGTCGGCAACCGGGAAGAAACCATCCAGAAGTTGCTGGATAGAACCATTGATATCGGCCTCATTGAAGGACCTGTCGACCAGCCTGGCCTGGCCACCCGGGGTGTAGCTGAAGATGAACTCCTTTTAATTGTACCTCCCGGCTGGCAGGGCCAGGAAAGGGTGACTTTAGAAGAATTCTGCCGCCTACCCTTAATCCTGCGGGAAGAGGGCTCCGGTACCCGCGGGGTGATTGCCCGCGCCCTGGCCGGGCAGGGTCTAAGTATTGCCAACCTGAATGTTGTCCTGGAGTTAAATTCTAACGACGCCATTAAATCGGCCATTACCGCCGGCCACGGGGTCTCCCTCCTCTCCCGCCTGGCCATCCGGCGGGAAATCCAGGCCGGCACTTTAAAAGCCCTGCAGGTGGACGGCATTTCCTTTCGCAGCACCTTTAATATTGTTTACCCGGCCGGCAAACCGGCCACAAGTTTGCAAAAGAAGTTTTTTCGTTTCCTGTTGACTAATAAGAAGGCTTTCTGTTAA
- a CDS encoding ADP-ribosylglycohydrolase family protein, protein MEPIHRYRGSFLGLAVGDALGTTLEFRSPGSFEPITGMAGGGPFNLKPGQWTDDTSMALCLAESLVERRGFDFIDQMERYLRWYREGYLSSTGRCFDIGNTVRSALERFERTREPYCGSTDPFTAGNGSLMRLAPVPLFYARKPREAVEKAGESSRTTHGAKEAVDACRYMAALIVGAVNGASKEELLSDHYEPVPGLWREAPLAPGVAAVASGSFKRRNPPEIRGTGYVVDTLEAALWAFYHSSSFREGALLAVNLGNDADTTGAVYGQLAGAYYSEDGIPEEWREKIAMRERIVSLAEGLLALAWGYQP, encoded by the coding sequence ATAGAGCCTATTCATCGCTACCGCGGAAGCTTTCTCGGCCTGGCGGTGGGGGACGCCCTGGGGACCACCCTGGAGTTCCGGTCGCCCGGGTCCTTTGAGCCCATCACAGGCATGGCCGGCGGCGGGCCCTTCAACCTGAAACCGGGTCAGTGGACCGACGACACCTCGATGGCCCTGTGCCTGGCGGAGAGCCTGGTGGAGCGCAGGGGCTTTGACTTCATTGATCAAATGGAAAGATATCTGCGTTGGTATCGAGAAGGCTACCTGAGCAGCACCGGCCGCTGCTTCGACATCGGTAACACAGTCCGATCGGCCTTAGAGCGCTTTGAGCGTACCCGGGAACCTTACTGCGGCTCGACAGATCCCTTTACCGCCGGCAACGGCTCCCTCATGCGGCTGGCGCCGGTGCCGCTGTTCTACGCCCGGAAGCCGCGGGAAGCGGTCGAGAAGGCGGGGGAAAGCTCCCGCACCACCCACGGCGCTAAAGAGGCCGTGGACGCCTGCCGCTACATGGCAGCTCTAATCGTGGGAGCTGTAAACGGCGCATCGAAAGAGGAACTCCTGTCCGACCATTATGAGCCGGTGCCGGGGCTGTGGCGAGAGGCCCCCCTGGCGCCGGGGGTCGCCGCCGTGGCCTCAGGCTCCTTCAAAAGGCGCAACCCGCCCGAAATCCGGGGTACGGGCTACGTGGTCGACACCCTGGAAGCCGCCCTGTGGGCCTTCTACCACAGTTCTTCCTTCCGGGAAGGGGCGCTCCTGGCCGTAAACCTGGGCAACGACGCCGACACTACCGGCGCCGTCTACGGCCAGCTCGCCGGCGCCTATTACAGCGAGGACGGCATACCGGAAGAGTGGCGGGAGAAGATAGCCATGCGGGAACGGATCGTGTCCCTGGCGGAAGGGTTGCTGGCCCTTGCCTGGGGATACCAGCCTTAA
- a CDS encoding nucleotidyltransferase family protein — protein sequence MGTQPDDLAAYYARKYPLTYTDDSSQTDPFLTERYKEAWQVAARAATILKERYGARKVVAFGSLVDRSCFTRWSDVDLAAWGIPDDRFYAAVGAVTGLSEKFKVDLVDPEACRESLRRAIESEGVEL from the coding sequence ATGGGTACCCAACCTGACGATCTGGCTGCTTATTACGCCAGGAAATATCCTTTAACTTATACCGATGATTCTTCGCAAACCGACCCATTCCTAACCGAGCGTTATAAGGAAGCCTGGCAAGTTGCTGCCAGAGCTGCTACTATCTTAAAAGAGAGATATGGTGCCCGAAAAGTGGTAGCCTTCGGCTCCCTTGTTGACCGTTCCTGCTTTACGCGCTGGTCCGATGTTGACCTGGCGGCGTGGGGCATCCCGGACGACCGGTTTTACGCCGCAGTAGGGGCGGTGACGGGTCTAAGTGAAAAGTTTAAAGTTGACCTGGTTGATCCGGAAGCATGCCGGGAATCTTTACGCAGGGCCATCGAAAGCGAAGGGGTCGAATTGTGA
- a CDS encoding peptidoglycan recognition protein family protein: MRRYHLSLGWRDVGYNYIIEGDGRVVAGRSLDVPGAHCRDAGMNFKSAGVAVIGNLMDHPPTLEQRRALIRLVRDLCRRYNVPPERVLGHREVPGAATVCPVRFMDMGRVRREVVVPGETSISASGQVIAHEETVDWGGPANVTVGEAVAPGEAIAGGVTVDVATEDGFGSGEASQGGPADVTGAGVGAWTREAAHGRPADDTAGAGDENSDAGPGEAGENAGM; encoded by the coding sequence GTGCGGCGCTACCATCTCTCCCTGGGCTGGCGGGATGTGGGCTACAACTACATAATCGAGGGGGACGGCCGGGTGGTTGCGGGCCGGAGCCTGGACGTACCCGGCGCCCACTGCCGGGACGCCGGGATGAACTTCAAGTCCGCCGGGGTGGCCGTCATCGGCAATCTCATGGACCACCCGCCCACCCTGGAGCAGCGGCGGGCCCTCATCAGGCTGGTGCGGGACCTCTGCCGGCGCTACAACGTCCCGCCGGAGCGGGTTTTGGGCCACCGGGAGGTACCGGGCGCGGCCACAGTCTGCCCGGTGCGGTTTATGGACATGGGGCGGGTGAGGCGGGAAGTTGTAGTACCGGGTGAAACCAGTATTTCCGCTTCCGGTCAGGTAATCGCACACGAGGAAACGGTGGACTGGGGTGGCCCCGCTAATGTCACGGTCGGTGAAGCAGTCGCGCCCGGGGAAGCGATAGCCGGGGGTGTTACCGTTGATGTTGCGACTGAAGATGGGTTCGGAAGTGGGGAAGCATCCCAAGGCGGGCCCGCTGATGTCACGGGTGCCGGCGTCGGTGCCTGGACCAGGGAAGCGGCCCACGGCAGACCCGCTGACGACACGGCAGGCGCAGGGGACGAAAATAGTGATGCAGGTCCCGGCGAAGCAGGAGAAAACGCCGGGATGTAG
- the sfsA gene encoding DNA/RNA nuclease SfsA, with amino-acid sequence MVKLPENLIKARFLIRPNRFTVIAEKAGQQVKAFLADPGRLAELLLPGTELYLAPAQAGVKRKTVYDVVLLHRDGTFISLDSHLPNRLFAAAFHTGGLEAFQGYRQLTAEVRAGSSRLDFLLTVGGEKEAGLHVEGLPPCYVEVKSVTLVNSEKVALFPDAPTSRGSRHLQELMALRYRGCRAAVVFIIQREDTSSFAPNEATDPLFAWTLRETVAAGVEVYAYRCRISPVAACLSDPVPVKLT; translated from the coding sequence ATGGTCAAGTTGCCTGAAAATCTGATCAAGGCTCGTTTCCTGATCCGGCCCAACCGCTTTACCGTGATAGCGGAAAAGGCCGGGCAACAGGTAAAGGCTTTCCTGGCCGACCCGGGGCGGCTGGCAGAATTGCTGTTGCCCGGAACCGAGCTTTACCTGGCCCCGGCGCAAGCCGGGGTAAAGCGGAAAACTGTCTACGACGTGGTCTTGTTACACCGGGACGGCACCTTTATTTCCCTGGACAGCCACCTGCCCAACCGCCTTTTTGCCGCTGCCTTCCACACCGGCGGGCTGGAGGCATTTCAGGGCTACCGGCAGCTTACGGCAGAAGTCCGCGCCGGCTCCAGCCGCCTGGATTTTTTATTGACGGTGGGAGGGGAGAAGGAGGCGGGACTACACGTAGAAGGGCTACCACCGTGTTATGTGGAGGTCAAGTCGGTGACCCTGGTAAACAGCGAAAAGGTGGCCCTTTTTCCCGATGCCCCCACCAGCCGCGGCAGCCGCCACCTGCAAGAGCTGATGGCTTTACGGTACAGGGGCTGCCGGGCGGCGGTGGTATTTATAATCCAGCGGGAAGATACCTCGAGCTTTGCCCCCAACGAAGCCACCGATCCCCTTTTTGCCTGGACTTTGCGAGAAACGGTCGCTGCCGGCGTCGAAGTTTATGCCTACCGCTGCCGCATCAGTCCGGTGGCGGCCTGCCTCAGCGACCCCGTACCTGTAAAGCTAACCTGA
- a CDS encoding cyclic lactone autoinducer peptide, whose amino-acid sequence MKRLAVVFLAAVAFMATFLAYVNAASACYFGFYEPEVPQSLRK is encoded by the coding sequence ATGAAGCGCCTGGCGGTGGTCTTCCTGGCGGCAGTTGCTTTTATGGCTACATTCCTGGCCTATGTAAATGCTGCCTCAGCTTGTTATTTTGGATTTTACGAGCCTGAAGTTCCTCAAAGTTTAAGAAAGTAA
- a CDS encoding DUF262 domain-containing protein — MGETPGYEEKVFLMEWLHMAFQTAITVMEAVKRIIDRSYLLPAIQREFVWSEEQIERLFDSIMRGYPIGSFLFWKVSRENLKNYQFYEFIKDYHQLKSHNQKATLMGDENITAILDGQQRLTALYIGLKGSYASKVPYMHWDNPQAFPRKKLYLNLLDELGAEEEMLYRFKFLTQEKAQERSKHSYWFPVGKILEFNPDNPFELHKYLLENNLTAEYAGRCLFRLNEVITKNAIISYYLEEGQELDRVLNIFIRVNSGGTQLSYSDLLLSIATAQWENRDAREEITNLVDEINRLGSGFTFDKDFVLKTCLVLCDKDIKFKVDNFNARNMRDIENQWDKIRETILTTVELVAGFGFNYQTLTSHNAIIPICYYLFQGGNARDVLVSPRYAGERETMRKWLHLVLLKQTFGGQSDEVLRIIREVIKNHHVSFPADEIKARLKGTIKALELTDEEIDNLLENQYGKKYTFSVLALLYPSLNYRYSFHQDHIHPRSLCSNRDKLRRAGIPDNEIDFILQNYNKIPNLQLLEGAENISKKDRPFAEWLEKTYPDAVAREQFKERHFLTGLDLSLNNFRSFYENRKKALKNALKQMVL, encoded by the coding sequence ATGGGAGAGACACCTGGGTATGAGGAAAAAGTCTTTTTAATGGAGTGGTTACATATGGCCTTTCAAACCGCAATTACCGTGATGGAGGCGGTAAAGAGAATAATTGACCGCAGCTACCTTCTGCCGGCTATTCAGAGGGAATTTGTTTGGAGTGAAGAGCAGATCGAGCGCCTTTTTGATTCCATCATGCGGGGTTACCCCATTGGCTCCTTTCTCTTCTGGAAGGTTTCGCGCGAGAACCTCAAAAACTACCAGTTTTACGAGTTCATTAAAGACTACCACCAGCTGAAGTCCCATAACCAAAAGGCCACCCTTATGGGTGATGAAAACATCACCGCTATCCTGGATGGGCAGCAGCGGTTAACCGCTTTGTACATTGGCCTCAAAGGCAGCTATGCCTCCAAAGTCCCTTATATGCATTGGGATAACCCCCAGGCATTTCCCCGGAAAAAACTGTACCTGAACCTGTTGGATGAACTCGGCGCGGAAGAGGAAATGCTCTACCGGTTCAAGTTCCTCACCCAAGAAAAAGCGCAGGAAAGAAGTAAACACAGCTACTGGTTCCCCGTGGGCAAGATCTTAGAATTTAATCCAGACAATCCCTTTGAACTGCACAAATATCTTCTGGAGAACAACCTGACGGCCGAATATGCGGGAAGGTGTTTGTTCCGGCTCAATGAGGTGATTACCAAAAACGCCATTATCAGCTACTACCTGGAGGAAGGCCAGGAGCTCGACCGGGTGCTGAACATCTTTATCCGTGTCAATAGCGGCGGCACCCAGCTCAGCTATTCCGACCTTTTACTGTCAATTGCTACGGCCCAGTGGGAGAACCGCGATGCCCGGGAGGAGATCACCAACCTGGTGGATGAGATTAACCGCCTGGGCAGCGGCTTCACTTTTGATAAAGACTTTGTGCTCAAGACCTGTTTGGTCTTGTGTGACAAGGATATCAAGTTCAAAGTAGATAACTTTAACGCCCGGAACATGCGCGATATCGAGAACCAGTGGGATAAGATCAGGGAAACCATCTTAACCACGGTGGAGCTGGTGGCCGGCTTTGGTTTCAATTACCAGACCCTCACCTCCCACAATGCCATCATCCCCATTTGCTATTATCTTTTTCAAGGGGGCAACGCCCGCGATGTTTTAGTTTCGCCCAGGTATGCCGGCGAACGGGAAACTATGCGCAAGTGGCTGCATCTAGTGCTTTTGAAGCAGACCTTCGGCGGCCAATCCGATGAGGTACTGCGGATCATTCGGGAAGTTATCAAGAACCATCACGTTAGTTTCCCGGCAGACGAGATAAAGGCGCGGCTCAAGGGAACTATAAAAGCCCTGGAGTTGACCGACGAGGAAATCGACAATCTTCTGGAGAACCAATATGGTAAAAAATATACTTTTTCGGTGCTGGCCCTATTGTATCCCAGCCTGAATTACCGCTACAGCTTCCATCAGGACCACATTCATCCCCGCAGTCTCTGTTCCAACCGCGATAAACTGAGAAGGGCCGGGATACCCGATAACGAAATAGATTTCATCCTGCAGAACTACAACAAAATACCCAACCTGCAGCTTTTAGAAGGGGCTGAGAACATTAGTAAAAAAGACCGGCCCTTTGCGGAATGGCTGGAGAAGACTTACCCGGATGCAGTCGCCCGGGAACAGTTTAAAGAGAGGCACTTCCTGACCGGTCTAGACCTTTCCTTGAATAACTTTAGAAGTTTTTACGAAAACCGTAAAAAGGCCCTCAAGAATGCCTTGAAGCAGATGGTGTTATGA
- a CDS encoding YeeE/YedE family protein, whose product MHQTSLMDGYVFIITYHNHLVDKAVSTMAKELQKELQLAEQVKVNLKSQEPYALGAALLAAGIYWWLQGHGPGLGEAWLFGLAFGFVLQRSRFCFVAAFRDPFITGNTSVSRAVVIALAAATPGMALVAWRGVTLADVHPAGWHTLAGGLLFGMGMVLAGGCASGNLMRVGEGHLLQWLVLGAFIGGSLWGAHDFGWWHQVSICRSPTLFLPKVLGWGPALVIQLLALGLIYLGLRYLENRSFPGSTPAWRPRQPFRLRYLWSRPWPYWTGGLALAVLDVALIWRGGQPWGITTAFSYWGAWLWKAFTGAPPGWYYYSLPAHSRALSLGFLAEPRTLLDLGLIGGAFLAALAASEFRLHWPRRWPLVPAALTGGLLMGYGARIAMGCNIGALFNGIASFSLHGWLFGLGLAGGAYLGSKLLLRFLV is encoded by the coding sequence ATGCACCAGACCTCCCTGATGGATGGTTACGTTTTTATTATAACATATCACAACCATCTGGTGGATAAGGCGGTAAGCACCATGGCAAAGGAGCTGCAAAAGGAGTTACAATTGGCTGAACAGGTTAAGGTTAACCTCAAGTCCCAGGAACCTTATGCCCTTGGTGCAGCCCTGCTTGCTGCCGGCATCTACTGGTGGCTGCAGGGACACGGGCCGGGCCTGGGCGAAGCCTGGCTTTTTGGCCTGGCCTTTGGCTTTGTCCTCCAGCGCAGCCGGTTTTGTTTTGTGGCCGCTTTCCGCGATCCCTTTATTACCGGTAACACCTCCGTGAGCCGGGCCGTGGTCATCGCCCTGGCGGCAGCCACCCCGGGGATGGCCCTGGTGGCCTGGAGGGGGGTTACCCTGGCGGATGTTCACCCGGCAGGCTGGCATACCCTGGCCGGCGGCCTCCTCTTCGGTATGGGGATGGTCCTGGCCGGCGGCTGCGCCAGCGGCAATTTAATGCGGGTTGGCGAGGGGCACCTGCTGCAATGGCTGGTCCTGGGCGCCTTTATCGGCGGCTCCCTCTGGGGGGCCCATGATTTCGGCTGGTGGCACCAAGTAAGCATCTGCCGCTCTCCCACCCTGTTTCTACCTAAAGTGCTGGGGTGGGGGCCGGCCCTTGTTATCCAGCTCCTGGCCCTGGGGCTGATTTACCTGGGCTTAAGGTACCTGGAAAACCGGTCTTTTCCTGGTTCTACCCCCGCCTGGAGGCCGCGGCAGCCCTTTCGCCTGCGTTACCTGTGGTCCCGTCCCTGGCCTTACTGGACCGGGGGACTGGCCCTGGCGGTCCTGGATGTGGCTTTAATCTGGCGCGGCGGCCAGCCCTGGGGTATTACCACCGCCTTTAGCTACTGGGGCGCCTGGCTCTGGAAGGCTTTTACCGGGGCACCGCCGGGCTGGTACTATTATTCCCTGCCGGCCCACAGCCGGGCTTTGAGCCTGGGGTTCCTGGCCGAGCCCCGTACCCTTCTGGACCTGGGGCTCATCGGAGGGGCCTTTTTAGCCGCCCTGGCAGCTTCGGAATTTCGCCTGCACTGGCCGCGGCGCTGGCCCCTGGTACCGGCCGCCTTAACAGGCGGGCTGTTAATGGGCTACGGGGCCAGGATTGCCATGGGGTGCAATATTGGCGCCCTTTTCAACGGCATCGCTTCCTTCTCCCTCCACGGCTGGCTCTTCGGTTTGGGCCTGGCCGGCGGCGCTTACCTGGGGAGCAAGCTCCTGCTCCGTTTCCTGGTATAA